Proteins encoded in a region of the Chondrinema litorale genome:
- a CDS encoding TraB/GumN family protein: MKLITYIILLIIYCNHLALGFNSFIPPVSILQKDSIKTILFEIKSQDTEHISYLFGTHHAFGQTFFESLNTAKQRLLKSDMLIVESLNIPGQLAEDIINQRTIETNWLKYLSNDEYQFVENIFSKSKVDLNKITPTELYVFLNRYYNENVCQAKQSGDEQLSLDDYIGKVASDNKLKLIGLETVDEQLEIIRKDVEGMPRKVHKRRLEIIVQKIKSSNNDNCSEIAWYKNMDFDFNFDQPCQNTLVLTNRNNKWLKELSNYLKTKNCFIAVGLSHLMFECGLVNQLREMGYAVTPILLK; the protein is encoded by the coding sequence ATGAAATTAATTACTTACATAATTTTATTAATAATTTACTGCAATCATTTAGCCTTAGGTTTTAATAGTTTTATCCCTCCTGTATCTATTCTCCAGAAAGATAGCATTAAAACTATTTTGTTTGAAATTAAATCTCAGGATACTGAACATATATCTTACCTATTTGGCACTCATCATGCATTTGGTCAAACTTTTTTTGAATCGTTAAACACAGCTAAACAAAGACTCTTAAAATCAGATATGTTAATTGTAGAAAGCTTAAACATACCTGGCCAATTAGCTGAAGATATTATTAACCAACGTACTATAGAAACCAATTGGTTAAAGTATTTAAGTAATGATGAATACCAATTTGTTGAAAATATTTTCTCTAAAAGCAAAGTTGACTTAAATAAGATTACACCAACAGAACTGTATGTTTTTTTAAACAGGTATTATAACGAAAATGTATGTCAGGCCAAACAGAGTGGTGATGAGCAATTATCTTTAGACGACTACATTGGTAAAGTTGCTTCGGATAATAAATTAAAACTTATTGGGCTTGAAACAGTGGATGAACAGTTAGAAATTATTAGAAAGGATGTGGAGGGTATGCCTAGAAAAGTACATAAAAGAAGGCTTGAAATAATCGTACAAAAAATTAAAAGTAGTAACAATGATAACTGCTCTGAAATAGCTTGGTATAAAAATATGGACTTTGATTTTAATTTCGATCAGCCATGTCAAAATACACTTGTACTTACTAATAGAAATAACAAATGGCTAAAAGAACTATCAAATTATTTAAAAACAAAAAATTGTTTTATTGCTGTAGGATTAAGTCATTTAATGTTTGAATGTGGGTTAGTAAACCAATTGAGAGAAATGGGATACGCTGTAACTCCCATTCTCTTAAAATAA
- a CDS encoding alpha/beta fold hydrolase — protein MSIKQLIFIFSLFVYSNTSGQVKADFKPKFKESNNTTHNIKKEQKYVFGYLEVLENRQALNSKTIEIPIYIFKSRSENPKKDPIIYTVGGPGSTTMPTAQYMNYYKYLDDRDFILVEQRGNFYAKPHLDCPEWSQAIYESNLPNFDSAKYDDLLTKAAKACKERLNQKGIDLDSYNTKEIAADINDLVNVLGIQQYNLLTISYSTKIAQVLMRDFPEKIRSVVMDSPLPLEVNYDEESVQNLLESVETLLTDCENDETCNSAYPNIKNRFFDYLKEKTLNPLAVKIENQGSGEMETFYLKGKDIITVFTSASTGSVPDIPYEINKLLNNDLILVKEQLTNLFQEPNEGAGIGMRLSVWCAEENPFNSSEKIERETNKYAEVRGLSPAVFDDKVCEIWGVQKAKKIENQAVQSQIPVLFINGEYDNETPVKWADSMKANFTNSFHLIFKGWKHTPTTNWSNQCAMQAANDFFNNPSIKPNPECFIKIGKPVFKTE, from the coding sequence ATGTCGATAAAACAATTGATTTTCATATTTAGTCTGTTTGTTTACTCAAACACATCTGGACAAGTTAAAGCGGATTTCAAGCCGAAATTTAAAGAGTCAAATAATACAACTCATAATATAAAGAAAGAGCAAAAATATGTCTTTGGTTATTTAGAAGTTTTGGAAAATAGGCAGGCTCTAAACAGTAAAACAATTGAAATTCCCATTTACATATTTAAAAGTCGTAGTGAAAACCCCAAAAAGGACCCAATTATTTATACAGTTGGTGGTCCAGGTTCTACTACTATGCCTACCGCTCAGTATATGAACTATTATAAATATCTTGATGACAGAGATTTTATACTTGTAGAGCAACGTGGAAACTTTTATGCAAAACCACACTTAGATTGTCCTGAATGGTCGCAAGCAATTTATGAATCCAATCTACCGAATTTTGATTCTGCAAAATATGACGATCTTCTCACGAAAGCTGCCAAAGCTTGTAAAGAAAGACTTAATCAGAAAGGCATTGACTTAGACAGTTACAACACAAAGGAAATTGCCGCCGATATCAACGATTTGGTAAATGTCTTAGGAATTCAGCAATATAATCTACTTACCATTTCTTACAGCACGAAAATCGCTCAAGTTTTAATGCGAGATTTTCCAGAGAAAATTAGAAGTGTTGTGATGGATTCACCACTACCATTAGAAGTCAATTACGATGAAGAAAGTGTGCAAAACCTATTGGAGTCTGTTGAAACCTTGCTGACCGATTGTGAAAATGATGAAACATGTAATTCAGCTTATCCAAATATTAAAAATCGTTTTTTTGATTACTTGAAAGAAAAAACGCTCAATCCACTAGCAGTTAAAATCGAAAATCAAGGAAGTGGAGAAATGGAGACATTTTATCTTAAAGGAAAAGATATAATAACTGTCTTTACTTCTGCTTCCACAGGGAGCGTACCTGATATTCCATATGAGATTAACAAATTATTGAATAACGACTTGATATTAGTTAAGGAACAATTGACTAATTTATTTCAAGAACCAAATGAAGGTGCAGGAATTGGAATGCGACTCTCTGTATGGTGTGCAGAAGAAAACCCATTCAATTCTTCAGAGAAGATTGAGCGTGAAACAAATAAATATGCTGAAGTGAGAGGTTTATCACCTGCTGTATTTGACGATAAAGTTTGTGAAATTTGGGGTGTACAAAAAGCCAAGAAGATTGAAAATCAAGCAGTACAAAGCCAAATACCTGTATTATTCATAAATGGAGAATATGATAACGAGACACCTGTAAAATGGGCAGATTCAATGAAGGCTAATTTCACTAATAGTTTTCATTTGATTTTTAAAGGATGGAAACACACACCAACAACTAATTGGAGTAATCAATGTGCCATGCAAGCAGCAAATGATTTTTTTAATAATCCGAGTATCAAACCAAACCCTGAATGTTTTATAAAAATTGGAAAGCCAGTATTTAAAACTGAGTAG
- a CDS encoding response regulator — translation MDYLIIEDDDIDIMITKRMIEIVSPNISPVALQNGKQAMSYLEHRWQDRSLPTLKFIILDLIMPIMDGFEFLEMYSKSLYKKFPTVPLIILTNSYDQVDKIHTQSYPFVSTYTEKPLNKNLLKTFL, via the coding sequence ATGGACTATCTCATTATCGAAGATGATGATATTGATATCATGATTACAAAAAGAATGATTGAAATTGTAAGCCCAAATATTAGCCCAGTTGCCTTACAAAACGGAAAACAAGCTATGTCTTATCTAGAGCATCGCTGGCAAGATAGAAGTTTACCAACGTTAAAGTTTATAATTTTAGATTTGATTATGCCTATAATGGATGGCTTTGAATTTTTAGAAATGTATTCCAAGAGTTTATATAAAAAATTCCCTACTGTTCCATTGATTATATTGACAAATTCCTATGATCAGGTAGATAAAATACATACACAATCTTATCCCTTTGTATCTACATATACAGAAAAGCCATTGAATAAGAATTTATTAAAAACTTTTCTGTAA
- a CDS encoding DUF4136 domain-containing protein, producing the protein MKKLIALFTFLSFATLLYAQDYVVNADERPEVDMSKFKTYGWASHIIDETTASFSLNNLVLKNQIKTTVEDEMEGLGYEKTTSPDLMLGFVVFDKATEFKGYGNIKDDDYYYDYWYGFGNEELGKAKTYNFEPGSIVIHMVDTNTGNVVWQGYASGIMDNNVFDFKPDNVAEAVQLIFEEFDYRADDFDTTGR; encoded by the coding sequence ATGAAAAAACTAATTGCACTATTCACATTTTTATCATTTGCCACATTATTATATGCTCAAGATTATGTAGTGAATGCAGATGAAAGACCAGAAGTAGATATGAGTAAGTTTAAAACTTATGGCTGGGCTTCACACATTATCGATGAAACCACAGCATCATTTTCATTAAATAACCTAGTATTAAAAAATCAGATTAAAACCACAGTTGAAGATGAAATGGAAGGATTAGGATATGAAAAAACTACTTCTCCTGATTTAATGCTAGGTTTTGTAGTATTTGACAAAGCAACCGAGTTTAAGGGTTATGGTAATATAAAAGATGATGATTACTACTACGACTACTGGTATGGTTTCGGAAATGAAGAACTTGGAAAAGCGAAGACTTATAATTTTGAACCAGGCTCAATTGTCATTCATATGGTAGATACAAATACTGGTAATGTTGTATGGCAAGGATATGCTTCAGGTATAATGGATAATAATGTATTTGATTTTAAACCAGATAATGTTGCTGAAGCAGTACAATTGATATTTGAAGAATTTGATTATCGCGCTGATGATTTTGATACTACAGGAAGATAA
- a CDS encoding TlpA family protein disulfide reductase, whose protein sequence is MKISILTSLLILLSLAAQTSPVLKIKFDDIESGNIFLINVQKELTDTLSINNGKVTYEAKIAAPTFFYLIVDGYNNTRPLELVLSSQLTEMKFESYKVVGENTVNEAYPNSPIFISDPNNNIAFFEFLSHWKSFYNTIQALSENDSEEQLEKRKNTYHTFLSTNKQIIENNSDQYVSAKMIDFLLNNNLLQFETLQTYYDLLSPKVKESYLGFKIGEKSGKAGQLQPGKPAPEIALVDIQGKKYSLQSLKGKNVILHFWSSSCAPCIKEAPDLLKLQQGNTENLVVINFSLDTDNSKWKKGIERAGIEEMINVCDLQGYNSVTAKSYDVTFIPVYYLIDANGNISLKGTLSQITEKIKEDMP, encoded by the coding sequence ATGAAAATATCAATTTTGACAAGCCTTTTGATTCTCTTATCATTAGCTGCTCAGACTAGCCCAGTTCTTAAGATTAAATTTGATGATATAGAATCAGGAAATATATTTCTAATTAATGTGCAGAAAGAACTTACTGATACTTTGTCTATTAATAATGGCAAAGTTACTTATGAAGCCAAGATAGCTGCTCCAACTTTTTTTTATTTGATAGTTGATGGATATAATAATACACGCCCACTAGAATTAGTACTTTCTAGCCAGTTAACAGAAATGAAATTTGAAAGTTACAAAGTTGTGGGTGAAAACACTGTAAATGAGGCTTATCCGAATAGTCCTATTTTCATTTCAGACCCGAATAATAACATCGCATTTTTTGAATTTTTATCCCATTGGAAAAGCTTTTACAACACGATTCAGGCTCTATCTGAAAATGACTCAGAAGAGCAATTAGAAAAAAGAAAGAACACCTATCATACATTTCTATCAACCAATAAACAAATTATTGAGAATAATAGCGATCAATATGTTTCTGCTAAAATGATTGATTTTTTGCTCAATAATAACCTACTTCAATTTGAAACTTTGCAAACATATTATGATTTACTGAGTCCTAAAGTAAAAGAATCTTATTTAGGTTTTAAGATTGGTGAAAAATCAGGTAAAGCTGGCCAATTACAACCTGGTAAACCAGCTCCAGAAATAGCACTCGTAGATATACAAGGCAAAAAATATAGCCTCCAAAGTTTGAAGGGTAAAAATGTGATACTTCATTTTTGGTCATCATCTTGTGCACCTTGCATCAAAGAAGCACCAGACTTACTAAAGCTCCAACAGGGAAATACTGAAAATCTAGTTGTAATAAATTTCTCACTTGACACGGATAACTCCAAATGGAAAAAAGGTATTGAAAGAGCAGGTATTGAAGAAATGATCAATGTATGTGACCTACAAGGATACAACAGTGTTACAGCTAAAAGTTATGATGTTACCTTTATACCTGTTTACTACTTAATTGATGCTAATGGTAATATTTCTTTAAAAGGTACGCTCAGTCAAATTACAGAAAAAATCAAGGAAGATATGCCATAA
- a CDS encoding WG repeat-containing protein, which yields MKISILVIFALIVISCVKHNKDLIVEQIIGNEEVVAYTFKKSDKYGLLDKNYKVILQPRFDFIYGYEKYGTIKIDSGGKHLYGGDYYGYEPKYLGLINTKGEILTNPQYDEIVYGNSKIARVKKKGKYGFIDNDGKVLIEAILDSASLEFNGIASVKKDKVWGIIKMTGEYLLRDTSLVYISGFNENIAYYQKKQLDIFGYVNSKGTIILDGYNGAGTFQYGYGPIYKREAGWGIIDSLGNVVIEPKYGKSLRIDKIENEIWALEYDEIHKEWIKLIKIKSL from the coding sequence ATGAAGATTTCGATTTTGGTAATTTTTGCTCTGATAGTTATTTCCTGCGTAAAGCATAATAAAGATTTAATCGTCGAACAAATTATAGGAAATGAGGAAGTAGTAGCCTATACTTTCAAAAAAAGTGATAAATATGGACTTTTAGATAAAAACTACAAAGTTATACTTCAACCAAGGTTCGATTTTATATATGGATATGAAAAGTATGGTACGATCAAGATTGATAGTGGAGGTAAGCATTTATATGGAGGGGACTACTATGGCTATGAACCAAAATATTTAGGGCTTATCAATACAAAAGGAGAAATATTGACCAACCCCCAGTATGACGAAATTGTATATGGAAACAGCAAAATAGCTAGGGTCAAAAAAAAAGGAAAATATGGGTTTATTGATAATGATGGAAAAGTTTTAATTGAAGCTATTTTAGATTCTGCTAGCCTAGAATTTAACGGGATAGCATCGGTTAAAAAGGATAAAGTATGGGGGATTATCAAAATGACAGGAGAGTATCTTTTAAGGGATACGAGTTTGGTCTATATATCAGGATTCAATGAAAATATTGCTTATTATCAAAAAAAACAGCTTGATATATTTGGTTATGTAAATTCTAAAGGAACTATCATTCTTGATGGATATAATGGGGCAGGTACATTTCAGTATGGTTATGGACCGATATATAAGAGGGAAGCAGGTTGGGGAATTATTGATAGTTTAGGAAATGTTGTTATAGAACCCAAATATGGAAAATCACTTCGTATCGATAAAATAGAGAATGAAATATGGGCTCTAGAATATGATGAGATACATAAAGAATGGATTAAACTTATCAAGATAAAAAGCCTATAA